The following nucleotide sequence is from Pseudonocardia abyssalis.
GCACGCCTGGCACCGGACCCTCGCCGTCCCCGCCCCGGAGGGCCGCACCGTCGAGGCGGTCTCGACGGCCTCGGCGCGTTCCGGGGCGCCGGTGGAGCTGCGTGCTGCTGTGGCGCAGCGGGTGGCGGAACCCGTGCACCCCGGTGTTCGGCGCGTTCGCGCGCCTGGCCCCGCTCACCGTGAAGGCCGTGCGGCACCACGACGCCCAGGAGCTCCCGGTGCCGTCCCACGTCGACCCGCACTCCGGCTACCGCTACCACCGGGCCGGCCAGGTGGGCACGGCCACCACGATCGCGCTGCTCCGCGGCCTCGACGTGCCGCTTCCGGTGGTGCGCGAGGTCCTGCGCGCCCTCGACGGCGACGCGGTGGCCGCCGTGCTGGCCGGGGAGCGCGAGAAGCTCCGCGCGGAGCCGGCCCGGCGTGAGGAGCTGCTGCGCAGCCTCGACGGCCTGCTGCGGAGGCCCGGGCGGTGCGCTACCGGGCGGTGCGCTACGACGTGACGATCGCCGACCGCGCCCCGGTGGCCCTGCGCGGGCCGGTGCGGGCGGCGGCTCTCGACGGGGGACACCGCTGCGCTGTGCCGCACCCTGCTGCGCACGGCCGCGAGCCGCTGGTGGCGGTGTTCCCGCTGGACCTGACCGACGGGTTCGAGGTGACGGTCGGCGCCCCCGGGGCGGAGCCCGACGTCGTGCGGAGCCGGTGACGCGGATCGCGGTGGCGCTGGTGCCCTAGCGGCGACGGACGGTGCGCTGCACGCTGCGCATCTTCGCCCCGGCCGGCATCGGGCCCTTGGGCATCGCGGCGGCGCGGGAACCGAGGGCGGCCAGGCGCGCCTCGATCGTCTCCATCTCCTTGACGGTGATGTTGCGCGGCAGCTTCATGAGATGGCGCTGCAGGCCCTTGAGCGGGATCTGCCCCTCGTCGTTGCCCACGATCACGTCGTAGATCGGGGTGGTGCCCGAGACGCGCGCGGTGCGCTTCTTCTCCTGCGCGATCAGGCCCTTGACGCGGTGCGGGGCCCCCTCGGCGACGAGGATGACGCCGGGACGGCCGATGACACGGTGCACGGCGTCGAGATGGGTGGTGCCCGCAACGCCCTGCGTGACGCGCCACTGGCCGCGCAGGTTGTCCAGCGCCCAGCCCGCGGCGCCCGGCTGCCCGTCGGCCTTGGTGTAGACGTTGCGCTGCACGCGGCGGCCGAAGACGCTGATCGCCGCCAGGATGCCGATCGCGATGCCGATGGGCAGCAGGATCAGCCAGATCCCGAAGATCGCCCCGATGCCGACGGCGAGCGCCACGGAGAGCAGGAAGGCGCCGAGCATCCACGGGATGAGCGCCTTGTCCTCCTTGCGCTGCATCTGGAACGCCTGCCAGATCTGCTGGCGGCGCGCCTTCGAGGCGGCCCGCTTCTCCAACCGGGCGGCCTTCTTCGCTGTCTTGTCGAGCTTCGGCGCCTTGTCGGGCTTCCCACCGGCCATGTCGCCCAGGATACGGGTCGTCCAGACTGGGGCGATGGGCGCGCTGGAGACGATCACCCGCTACTACGACGGCTGCTCCGCCGGTGACGTCGAGCAGATGCTGGGCACGCTCGACCCGGACGTCGTGCACTGGTTCCTCGCGCCCAACGTCGGGTCGACGGCGGTCCGCGGCGGCGAGCACCTGGCGCGGTACTGGCGCAAGGTCGCGGGCCGGATCGGGGCGCGCTGGGTGGTCGACCACGCGCTGCTGGGCGACACCGAGGCCGTCATCGAGTGGACGATGTTCTGGCGGCCCACCCCCGATGCCGAGCGGGTGGCGACCCGCGGGGCGGAGTGGTTCGTCTTCGCCCCCGACGGCCGGATCGTCGAGATCCGCTCCTACTACCAGCAGCGCCCGGAGACCACCGAGCTCGACGGGTTCCCCTACGTCGACCGCGGCTGGTCGACGATCGGGGCCGAGCGGAGCGCCCTGCACTCACCGTGAGTGAGCCCGGTACCACCCGACCGATGACGGGATGGACGTCGCTAGCGTCGGCGGCATGAAGCTGACCAGCATGTACCCGGTGCTCTGCACGTCGCGGATCCGCGAGTCGCAGGCCTTCTACACCGGGATGCTCGGGTTCGAGACGGTGTTCGAGGCCGACTGGTACGTCAGCCTCCGCCGCCCCGACGGCCAGGAGCTGGCCCTGCTCGACCAGGACCACCCGACGGTCCCCGACGCGTACCGCAAGCCGGTGCAGGGGCTGCTGCTCAACGTCGAGGTCACCGACGTCGACGCGGAGTGGGAGCGGATGGTCGTGCGCGGCGGGCTGGTGCCGGAGCAGGAGCTGCGCAGCGAGGACTTCGGGCAGCGGCACTTCATCGTGGCCGACCCGAGCGGGGTGCTGATCGACGTGATCACGCCCATCCCGCCGTCGGCGGAGTTCGCGGCCGCGTTCGCGGGTGCCGGTCAGGGCTGAGCCGCCGGGCACGCCGACGGGCCCGTCACCGCGGGGGAGCGCGGTGCCGGGCCCGGTCCGGGCGGGGGACTAGACGGCGCCCACCTCGTCGCGCACCTCCAGCGGGGTCTCGGCGGTGGCGGGGGTCTCCCGGTTCCCGACGACCATCAGCACGGCGAGCGCGATCGACAGCACCGCGCTGACCCAGCCGAGGACGTTGAGGCCGCCGACGAACGCGACCCGGTTCGGGTCGAGCAGTGCGGCGGCGACCTCGGCGGGCAGGCCCTGCACCGCGGCGGCGGCGCTGGCCAGGGTGTCCTGGGCGGCCGCGGCGAGGTCGGCGGGCGTGCCGGCGGGGACGACGGCGAGGCCGCGGTAGACCGCGGTGCCCAGGCTGCCCAGTGCGGCGACGCCCAGGGCCATGCCCAGCTCGGTGGCGGTCTCGGAGATGGAGCTGGCCGAACCGGCCTGCTCCGGCGGTGCCGAGCCGATGATCAGGTCGGTGCCGAGCGAGATCATCGGGCCGCCGCCGGCGTAGACCAGCATGAAGCCGACGACCAGCATCGTCAGGTCGTCGGTGCCGAGCGTCGCCAGCATGACCTGGCCGACCGTCGAGATCAGCAGGCCGCCCACCACCACGTAGTGCGGCTTGATCTTCGCGGCCAGCGCCGGGGCGAGCATCGAGGTGACGATGAGCGCGCCCGCGGCGGGCAGCAGCCACAGCCCGGCCTGCATCGGGGACAGGCCGGTGACGAGCTGCAGGTACTGGGTGACGAACAGGTAGGTGCCGCCCGCGATGAACATCGAGGCCAGCATCGCCACCGCGGTGACGGCGAACGCGCGCTGCCTGAACAGGGTCATGTCGAGCAGCGGGCTGGCCAGGGTGCGCTGGCGCAGGGCGAACACGACGGCGAACACGACGCCCAGGACGATCGCGGCGATCGAGGTGATCACCGACGCGCCGGTGGCGAGGCCCTTGAGGCCGTAGATGACCGGGAGCAGCGCGGCGAGGGACAGGACGACGCTGACCAGGTCGATCCGGCCGGCGTCGGTGTCGCGGTACTCGGGCAGCAGGATCGGGCCCGCGATCAGCAGCAGCACCATCACCGGCACGGCGAGCAGGAACACCGAGCCCCACCAGAAGAACTCCAGCAGCGCGCCGCCGACCACCGGGCCGAGCGCCGTGCCGAGGGAGAACATCGTGACCCAGACGGCGATGGCCACGCCGCGCTGGGCGTCGCTGCGGAACATGTTGACGATCAGCGAGAGCGTCGAGGGCATCAGGGTGGCGCCGGCGACGCCGAGCAGTGCGCGGCTCGCGATCAGCATCTCCGGGGAGGTCGCGAACGCGGCCAGCACGGACGCCGCGCCGAACGCCGCACCACCGATGAGCAGCAGCCTGCGGCGGCCGATGCGGTCACCGAGCGTGCCCATCGTGACGAGGAAGCCGGCGATCATGAAGCCGTAGATGTCGATGATCCACAGCATCTGCCCGGCGTCGGCCGACAGGCTGGAGGTGATGGCGGGGACGGCCAGGTGCAGGACGCTGACGTCCATGGAGACGAGCAGGGTGGGCAGGGCCAGCACCGCCAGGCCCAGCCACTCTCGCATGCCGGCGCGGGGCTCGGCGGAGGTGGACGTGTCCATGATCGATCCAATCGTATGTCGGGGCGGGGAGGGTCAGGCGGGTTGTCCGAGCCCGGCGGTGACCGGGTCGGGCAGGGCGGCGAGGAGCTCCGCGGCGATGGTCGTCGCGGTCGTCGTGTCGTAGAGGTAGAAGTGGCCGCCGGTGAACATGCGACGTCGGAACGCGCCGGTCGTCTCGACCGACCACAGGTGCAGCCGCTCGGCGACGACCACGGGGTCGTCGGACGCGCCGAGGGACAGGATCGGGACCGCGGTGCCGGTCGGCGGGCGGTCGTAGGTCTCCAGGGCCTCGAGGTCGGCCCGGATGGCCCCGAGCGCGGTGTCGACGAGGCCGGGGCGGGTCAGCAGGTCCGCCGACACCCCGCCGATGCGCACCAGGTGCGCGATCAGCTCGTCGTCGGATCCCTGGTGGGCGAACGGGGCGCGGCTCGGGAAGCACGGCGGCTGCCGCGCGGAGACCGCGAGCAGCTCCGGTGCGAGACCGCGCTGCTCCATCCGCTTGGTGAGCTCGTAGCCCAGGACGCTGCCGAAGCTGTGCCCGAGCACCACCGTCGGCAGCGGCTCCAGGTCGGCGACCGCGTCGGCGAGGCCCGCGACGATCGGGGCCACCCGCCGCAGCGGTGCCTCGTCGCTGCGCATGCCGCGCCCGGGCAGCTGCGCCACCACGAGCTCGACGTGCTCGGGCAGCACCCGGCGCCAGGTCTGGAACGCCGAGGGCCAGCCGCCCGCGTGGGGCAGGCCGATCACCCGCGCCACCGGACGGACCGCGGCGGCGCAGCGGCGGCGCGCGCCCACCTTCAGCAGCCAGTGGTTCATCGGACGGTCGCTCCTTCCGGGCTCAGCAGGGGGTGGTGCTCGCGCAGGAACTGCAGGACCCGGCTCTGGTGCGGGCGGACCCGCTGGCCCGGCAGGTGCTCCAGCGAGTGCAGGAACGGGTCGGCCGGGGCGGGCAGCCCGGCCACGGCGCAGGCCGTGGCGAGCACGAGCGTCGGCTGGTACCAGGCGGAGTAGCCGCCCTCGTGGGCCAGCACGATCCGCCCGCCCGCGAGCTCGTCGGCGAGGTCGCACAGGGCGGCCGTCATCGCGTGGAACGTGCGGCTGGTGGCCAGCATCCGACCCATCGGGTCGTGCCCGCCCGCGTCGACGCCCGCGGCGACGAGGACCAGGTCCGGCCCGAACGCGCGGGCCGCCGGGGCGACGACCTGCTCGATCGCGGCCAGGTAGGCCCCGTGCCCGGACCCGGCGGGCAGCGGCACGTTGAGGTTCCGGCCGGCCCCGGCGCCCCCGCCGGTCTCGGTCACCAGGCCCGCCCCCGGGGGGAACAGCCCTTCCTGGTGGATCGAGACGTAGAGGACGTCGGGGTCGGACCAGAAGACGTCCTGCAGCCCGTTGCCGTGGTGCACGTCCCAGTCCAGGACCAGGACGCGCCCCACCCCGCGGCGCTGCGCGGACCGGGCGGCGATCGCCAGGTTGTTGTAGAGGCACAGCGCCATCGCCCGGTCGGGCTCGGCGTGGTGCCCGGGCGGGCGGACCAGGCAGTACGCCCGGTCGTGCCGCCCGTCCAGCACGTCGTCGACGGCCTGCACGCAGGCCCCGACCGCCAGCCGGGCGGCCAGCGCGCTGTGGTGGTTGACCTGCGCGTACACCCCCGCGTCGCCCGCGCCGAGGGCCGATGCGGCCTCGACGCGGTCGACGTGGCCTGGGGTGTGGACGAGCAGGAGGTCCTCGTCGGTGGCGGGGGTGGGAGTGCGCGCGACGAAGTGCTCCAGCACGCCGGAGACGCGCACCAGTCCCTCGGCGCGACGCAGGTCGGGATCGACCGCGTGCTGCCGCAGGGGCTCCACCCCGGGCCCGACCGGCACGTGGCCGGAGCCGGCACCGGGGTCGTGCCAGAAGCAGAGCTCGTGGCTGAACCACGCGGGACCGGTGCGCGACATCTCAGGCCGCCACGTCCGCGCGCACCAGGGACAGGCCCGAGACGCGGGCGATGTAGGAGGTGTGGTGCTCGCGCTCCTCGTCCGGCGTCCGCTTGGTGCGCAGGATCGTGTCCAGCCAGGACAGCACCTGCTCGGCGTCGGACCGGGTCAGCGGACGCCCGGCGACCTCGGTCTCGAACTCGCGGATCCGCCCCGCCGGGGCCAGCACGCCCGCGGCGTACTCGGCCCGGTCCTCGTTGTGGTTGCGGGTGCAGGCCACGGCGCGCAGGACCGCCCCGAAGAACGCCGCTCCGTCGATCTCGTCCATCGTGATCTCCTTCTCGGTGGGGTGTCGCGGGCTCATGCGATGAGCCCGATGCGCCGCCCGGCCCGCTCGATCGCGGCGACGGCGAGGTCGATGTCCTCGTCGGAGTGGCTGAGGTTGACGATCGTGCGCAGCCGCGGCAGCGCCTTCGGCACGGCCGGGTAGACGATCGGCTGGACGAACAGGCCGTCGGCCTGGCACAGGCGCGCCATCTCCTGGGCCTGCTCGGCGCTGCGGCAGATCACCGGGACGACGGGGGTCTCGCTGGCGAGGGTGTCGAAGCCCAGCCCGCGCAGCAGCCCGCGGTAGCGCTCGGTGCGCCGGTGCAGCTCGGTGACCATCGACGGGGCGGCCGCGATCACGTCGATCGCCGCCTTCGCCGCCGCCACCTGCGCCGGGGTCGCCGCGGCGGAGAACATCCAGCCGCGCGCGTTGTTCTTCAGCGCGAACACCAGGTCCGCCGAGCCCGCGACGTAGCCGCCGGCGCTCGGGACCGTCTTCGACAGCGTCCCCATCTTCACCGCGACGCGGGCCGGGTCGATGCCGAAGTGCTCGGTGATGCCGCGGCCGGTCGCGCCGAGCACGCCGAGGCTGTGGGCCTCGTCGACCATCAGCGGTGCGTCGTAGCGCTCGCACAGCTCGACGATCTGCGGCAGCGGCGCGATGTCGCCGTCCATGCTGAACACCGCGTCGGTGACGACCAGGCGTCCGGCGTCGCCGACCTTGCGCAGGGCGCGCTCCAGGTCGTCGAGGTCGTTGTGCGCGTAGGTGATCACCTTCGCACCGGAGAGCCGGTAGCCGTCGAGGATGCTGGCGTGGTTGTAGACGTCGCCGATCACGACGTCGCCCGGCCCGACCAGCGCGCCGACCGTGGCGACGTTGGCCATGTAGCCGCTGGAGTAGACGATCGCGTCCTCGGTGCCGAGGAAGCGGGCCAGTGCGAGCTCCAGCTCGCGGTGCAGGTGCAGCGTGCCGGCCAGCAGCCGGACGCCGTGGGCGCCGGTGCCGTGCTTCTCGACCGCCCGCACCGCCTGGGTGTCGATGTAGTCGTGCCCGATCAGTCCGAGGTAGGAGTAGGAGGCGAAGTTGAGGAACCAGCGGCCGTCGAACTTGATCCACGAGCCGCCGGCCTCCTCGATCACCGGCTCGTAGAAGTAGTCGTCCTGGGCGACGATCGTGCGGTCCTCGGCGGACAGGGCGTCGATGCGGCGGTCGAGGAACGTGCCGTCGGGGCGGTCGGCGAGGCGGCCGGGGAGGGTGCGGCGCGGGGTCGGGGCACCGGACGGTCCGGGCGGACCCTGCGGCGGCCGGGGTGCCCCCACCCCGCGAGTCGGGACTTCTCCGCCCCCGAGTCGCTGCTGGGTGGGGACCGGGCGGGGGTGGATCGGGGCCGGTGGGGCGGGCGTTGCGGCTGCAACCGGGGGCGCCGGGGCGGTGCCGCTCGCGGCCGGGCGGGGGCCGTCGAGGTCGCGGAACTGGTTCCAGTCGGGGACGAAGGCGTCGCCGGGAGCGGTGACGGGCTGATGGGCGACCGGTTGCTGGGCGACCGGCTGGTGGGGGATCGGCTGCTGGGGGATCGGCTGGTGGGGGACGGGCGCGGTGACCGGCTGGGGGGAGGCGGGTGCGGGGACCGCAGGCAGGGCCGGGGCGGGCGCCGGTGTCGCGGCGTGGGGCGCCGGCGCTCCGGTGCGGGGCAGGGTGTCGAGGTGCGCCACCAGCTCGTCGACGCGGGCGTGCTCGAAGAAGGTGCCGGGGTCGACCTCCAGACCCTCGCGGGACAGCGCGGCCGCCACCTCGACGGCCATCATCGAGTCGAGGCCGAGCTCGAGCAGGTTGTCGTCGGGGGAGACCGCCCGCACGTGCAGGGTGGTCTGCAGGATCGAGGCCAGTGACGGCCACAGCCGTCCTTCGGGAGCCACGGTCGTCATCGGTTCGTCCTTCGGTCGATGGGCAGCGGACAGGACGTAGTGGGCGGGAGGGAGGGCGAGGCCGGTCCGCAGCAGCGCGATGCCCTCGTCGGCCGACAGCGCGGGGATCCCGCGTGCGGCCGCTCCCTGCACGATCTGTTCGCCCATCCCGACGTTCCACAGGCCCCAGCCGAGGCTGAACCAGGACTCACCGCCCGCCCGCCGGGCGGCCGCGAAGCCGTCCAGGTAGGCGTTGGCCGCGGAGTACGAGCTCTGGCCGAGGTTGCCGTGCACCGCCGAGATGGAGGAGAACAGCACCACCGCTCCCGGGCGGCGGTCCGGTGGGAACGCCGCGTCGATCGCGTGTGCACCACCGATCTTGGGCGCCAGGACCTCGTCGATCCGCTCAGAAGTGAGCGTTCGGGCCAGTCCGTCACGCAGGACCCCGGCGGAGTGGACGACGCCGTCGAAGCGGGGCACGTCGCGCAGCGCGTCGGCGAGGTCGCGGACGTCGCAGGTGAGGATGCGCAGGTCGCAGCGCCGCGCGAGACGGTCGATGCGGAGGCGGCGCTCGCCGTCGCGGGGTTCGGTGCGCCCGAGGAGGGTCAGGTGTGCGCAGCCGTCGTCGGCGAGCATCTCCGCGACGTGCAGCCCGATCCCGCTCATGCCACCGGTGATCAGGAACCGCCCCCCGTCGACGGGGAACGGGCGGCCCGTCGCGGTGGGCGGGGCGAGCACGGGCGCGGACCAGGTGCCGCCGCGGCGGACCAGCTCCGGGTCCTCGAACTGCGCCACGACGGACGCCGGAGCGTCGGGTTCGAGGTCGACGAGCCGGATCGCGGTGCGCGGGTTCTCCACCCGCAGCGACCGCACCAGCCCCCACAGCGCCGTGTGCGAGGGCTGCACCGCCCCGCCCCCGAGGCCATGCGCCCCGCGGGTGACGATCGTCAGGCCCGCCATCGGTGGTTTCGCCGCCAGCGCGCGGACCAGCGCGAACGCGGTCTGCACGGCGTGCGTCGCGGTCGCGGCGGTGCCGTCGTCGGGGCGGGGGAGGTAGACGATGCGGCCCGTGCGGTCCTGCGCCACGGTCGCGGCGAGCCGCCCGTCGTGCACGGCGTCGGTGCCGGTGGCGCCGTCGATCTCGTCGGAGACGACCAGGACGGTGCCCGTGTCCGCCGCTGCGGTCGGGGTCACGACCTCCCAGCCGGGAGCGAGGACGGTGCCGATGGTGGCCGCCGCGTCCGTCGACGGGTCGCCGGTCGGAGGGTGGTCGAGGACACGGGTCGGGCGCCCCTCGGCCCGGGGCTCTCGGTCGTCACGCGCTTCTGGCGCGGCCGGCGCGGTGGGGGCCTGCGCGGTGGCGGGCTGCGCGGTGGCGGGCGGCGCGGTGGCGGGCGGCGGGGGGACCGGCGGCAGCGCCGCGACCGCGACGGGCGCGGGTCCGGCGGGGGTGGGCGCGGTGCGGGGAAGGGGCACCGCCACCGGGCCCGGGGAAGCGGGGCCCGCGGCGGCGGGGTCGGCGGGAGCGCGGGTGGCGGCCTTCAGGACGATCCGGTCCAGCTCCAGCAGCACCTCGCCCTGCAGCGAGCACACGACCGCGCGCCCGCGGACCACGCCGCTCGCCGCCTCGCCCGGCGTGATCTCGACCTGCGCCAGGACCGTGCCGGAGATCGGGCGCCGCACCGCGATCCGGCCGACGAACCACGGCAGGCAGGCGCCGGC
It contains:
- a CDS encoding class II histone deacetylase produces the protein MSRTGPAWFSHELCFWHDPGAGSGHVPVGPGVEPLRQHAVDPDLRRAEGLVRVSGVLEHFVARTPTPATDEDLLLVHTPGHVDRVEAASALGAGDAGVYAQVNHHSALAARLAVGACVQAVDDVLDGRHDRAYCLVRPPGHHAEPDRAMALCLYNNLAIAARSAQRRGVGRVLVLDWDVHHGNGLQDVFWSDPDVLYVSIHQEGLFPPGAGLVTETGGGAGAGRNLNVPLPAGSGHGAYLAAIEQVVAPAARAFGPDLVLVAAGVDAGGHDPMGRMLATSRTFHAMTAALCDLADELAGGRIVLAHEGGYSAWYQPTLVLATACAVAGLPAPADPFLHSLEHLPGQRVRPHQSRVLQFLREHHPLLSPEGATVR
- a CDS encoding MerR family transcriptional regulator, translating into MLLWRSGWRNPCTPVFGAFARLAPLTVKAVRHHDAQELPVPSHVDPHSGYRYHRAGQVGTATTIALLRGLDVPLPVVREVLRALDGDAVAAVLAGEREKLRAEPARREELLRSLDGLLRRPGRCATGRCATT
- a CDS encoding thioesterase II family protein — encoded protein: MNHWLLKVGARRRCAAAVRPVARVIGLPHAGGWPSAFQTWRRVLPEHVELVVAQLPGRGMRSDEAPLRRVAPIVAGLADAVADLEPLPTVVLGHSFGSVLGYELTKRMEQRGLAPELLAVSARQPPCFPSRAPFAHQGSDDELIAHLVRIGGVSADLLTRPGLVDTALGAIRADLEALETYDRPPTGTAVPILSLGASDDPVVVAERLHLWSVETTGAFRRRMFTGGHFYLYDTTTATTIAAELLAALPDPVTAGLGQPA
- a CDS encoding aminotransferase class I/II-fold pyridoxal phosphate-dependent enzyme, with protein sequence MSAVTAVHLAATDPAVADHLVGGQPVLPAAAQIDAVLSACAATRPGDRWWLDHVAFLAPLRVGPAGVETRTEIADDGTALFRSRAPGDGEWTTHGRASTTSGSLNLPRYLDTAALRARCTDAVPAAEIAAWRAASGIAYGPTYRAIRSAHRGDGVLLAMLRTHETGAHVVPPSLLDSVFQCLGLLDAGAAGACLPWFVGRIAVRRPISGTVLAQVEITPGEAASGVVRGRAVVCSLQGEVLLELDRIVLKAATRAPADPAAAGPASPGPVAVPLPRTAPTPAGPAPVAVAALPPVPPPPATAPPATAQPATAQAPTAPAAPEARDDREPRAEGRPTRVLDHPPTGDPSTDAAATIGTVLAPGWEVVTPTAAADTGTVLVVSDEIDGATGTDAVHDGRLAATVAQDRTGRIVYLPRPDDGTAATATHAVQTAFALVRALAAKPPMAGLTIVTRGAHGLGGGAVQPSHTALWGLVRSLRVENPRTAIRLVDLEPDAPASVVAQFEDPELVRRGGTWSAPVLAPPTATGRPFPVDGGRFLITGGMSGIGLHVAEMLADDGCAHLTLLGRTEPRDGERRLRIDRLARRCDLRILTCDVRDLADALRDVPRFDGVVHSAGVLRDGLARTLTSERIDEVLAPKIGGAHAIDAAFPPDRRPGAVVLFSSISAVHGNLGQSSYSAANAYLDGFAAARRAGGESWFSLGWGLWNVGMGEQIVQGAAARGIPALSADEGIALLRTGLALPPAHYVLSAAHRPKDEPMTTVAPEGRLWPSLASILQTTLHVRAVSPDDNLLELGLDSMMAVEVAAALSREGLEVDPGTFFEHARVDELVAHLDTLPRTGAPAPHAATPAPAPALPAVPAPASPQPVTAPVPHQPIPQQPIPHQPVAQQPVAHQPVTAPGDAFVPDWNQFRDLDGPRPAASGTAPAPPVAAATPAPPAPIHPRPVPTQQRLGGGEVPTRGVGAPRPPQGPPGPSGAPTPRRTLPGRLADRPDGTFLDRRIDALSAEDRTIVAQDDYFYEPVIEEAGGSWIKFDGRWFLNFASYSYLGLIGHDYIDTQAVRAVEKHGTGAHGVRLLAGTLHLHRELELALARFLGTEDAIVYSSGYMANVATVGALVGPGDVVIGDVYNHASILDGYRLSGAKVITYAHNDLDDLERALRKVGDAGRLVVTDAVFSMDGDIAPLPQIVELCERYDAPLMVDEAHSLGVLGATGRGITEHFGIDPARVAVKMGTLSKTVPSAGGYVAGSADLVFALKNNARGWMFSAAATPAQVAAAKAAIDVIAAAPSMVTELHRRTERYRGLLRGLGFDTLASETPVVPVICRSAEQAQEMARLCQADGLFVQPIVYPAVPKALPRLRTIVNLSHSDEDIDLAVAAIERAGRRIGLIA
- a CDS encoding VOC family protein, coding for MKLTSMYPVLCTSRIRESQAFYTGMLGFETVFEADWYVSLRRPDGQELALLDQDHPTVPDAYRKPVQGLLLNVEVTDVDAEWERMVVRGGLVPEQELRSEDFGQRHFIVADPSGVLIDVITPIPPSAEFAAAFAGAGQG
- a CDS encoding nuclear transport factor 2 family protein, with product MGALETITRYYDGCSAGDVEQMLGTLDPDVVHWFLAPNVGSTAVRGGEHLARYWRKVAGRIGARWVVDHALLGDTEAVIEWTMFWRPTPDAERVATRGAEWFVFAPDGRIVEIRSYYQQRPETTELDGFPYVDRGWSTIGAERSALHSP
- a CDS encoding DUF4191 domain-containing protein, translating into MAGGKPDKAPKLDKTAKKAARLEKRAASKARRQQIWQAFQMQRKEDKALIPWMLGAFLLSVALAVGIGAIFGIWLILLPIGIAIGILAAISVFGRRVQRNVYTKADGQPGAAGWALDNLRGQWRVTQGVAGTTHLDAVHRVIGRPGVILVAEGAPHRVKGLIAQEKKRTARVSGTTPIYDVIVGNDEGQIPLKGLQRHLMKLPRNITVKEMETIEARLAALGSRAAAMPKGPMPAGAKMRSVQRTVRRR
- a CDS encoding MFS transporter, yielding MDTSTSAEPRAGMREWLGLAVLALPTLLVSMDVSVLHLAVPAITSSLSADAGQMLWIIDIYGFMIAGFLVTMGTLGDRIGRRRLLLIGGAAFGAASVLAAFATSPEMLIASRALLGVAGATLMPSTLSLIVNMFRSDAQRGVAIAVWVTMFSLGTALGPVVGGALLEFFWWGSVFLLAVPVMVLLLIAGPILLPEYRDTDAGRIDLVSVVLSLAALLPVIYGLKGLATGASVITSIAAIVLGVVFAVVFALRQRTLASPLLDMTLFRQRAFAVTAVAMLASMFIAGGTYLFVTQYLQLVTGLSPMQAGLWLLPAAGALIVTSMLAPALAAKIKPHYVVVGGLLISTVGQVMLATLGTDDLTMLVVGFMLVYAGGGPMISLGTDLIIGSAPPEQAGSASSISETATELGMALGVAALGSLGTAVYRGLAVVPAGTPADLAAAAQDTLASAAAAVQGLPAEVAAALLDPNRVAFVGGLNVLGWVSAVLSIALAVLMVVGNRETPATAETPLEVRDEVGAV